The Candidatus Zixiibacteriota bacterium genome segment CTCGGCGGGACGGTTGATGCTCAATGTGCTCATGTCATTCGCCCAGTTCGAACGGGAAATCATCGCTGAGCGGACCTCCGACAAGATGTGTGCGGCAAGGAGGAAGGGTAAGTGGTGCGGCGGTCCTCCGGTGTTGGGGTACGACATCGACCACGAACGCAAGCGGCTGATCATCAATCCCGATGAGGCCGAGCAGGTCCGGGAGGTCTTCGATCTGTATCTGGAGAAGCAGTCGATGCTGCAGGTTGTCTGTGAGATCAACCGCCGGGGATGGACCACCAAGAGCTATCAGACCAAGGCGGGATCGCACCACCCCGGAGCGCTGTGGGACAAATCCAAGCTGCAACGCATCCTCACCAACGTCACCTACATCGGCAAGACCAGGCACCAAGGTCAGATCATCGACGCTGAGCATGAGGGGATTGTCGATCCCGCCATCTTCGAGCAGGTACAGGAGTTGATCCGGGAGAACGGCAACGGATCGGGCGGCACGGTCCGCAACAAGCACGGGGCGTTGCTCAAGGGCATCCTGAAGTGCGGTCAGTGCGGCGCCGCCATGGCGCACACGTACACCAAGAAGGGCAACCGGCTGTACCGCTACTACACCTGCACGACCTACCAGAAGCAGGGACCGGATGCGTGTACGACTCGGTCACTTGCAGCTCAAGAGATCGAGGACTTCGTGGTCGAGCAGATACGCAGGCTGGCGCGCGATCCCGATCTGATCCGGGAGGTGTTCGAGGAGTCGATCCGTCAGCGTCAGGAGCAACTTGCTCGATTGGAATCAGAACGCAATCGTCTGGTCAAGCAGCGGCAGCAGAAGGGTGAGGAGATCAAGCGGTTGGTCAGTGCGATTGCGGGCACCCCGAATCCGTCGCCGTCGCTGACAGAGCGGCTGGCGGTGGTCGAGCGACAGGCCGGTGATGTTGACCTGCGACTGCAGGAGATCGACACTCAGACGTCAACACTCCGCGATCAATCCATCGACCTCGCCGGCGTGACCGCCGCACTCGAAGAGTTTGAGGCGGTGTGGGGGGTGATGTGTTGCGCGGAACGGGAACAGCTGGTTCACGCACTCAGCGGCGTGATCTGGGTTGGGAAGTCACAGAATGCCATAGAGATAGGCTTTCGATCACGGGACGCCTCATAATATTTCTTGCTCTCATTTGTGTTCGCTGCGATATACCCGCTGTCATTCCTGAGTTTATACGAGACAACTAAAGAGGATTCCGGCGGGCAGCAAGTAGGTTCGTTAGGTGAAGTGGTTGATGCAGGCGTATCAGCGATGCGCGCGCATTGGCGTGACGGCGTGCCACAATGGCGCCGTGCCGCGGCGGATCTTGCAGATCAACATTCAGGATTCGCCGTCACGTACTGCAAAGACCGATGTCCTAATGCTACGTGCGCCCTTTGTCATGAGTCCTCCGTAACTGCAATCATCGAAGTAGCGAGAATCTAAACCGCATTACGGATAGCACTCTGATCAGATGCTCAACCTTAGGAGAATGGAAATGACAATCCCAGAACGATTCCCAACGCTATCGCCAGGAAGAGGGAACGAATCCGGTGATTCGCTTGCGACAATTACACTGCCGATTGCCCTCACAGCATTGCTGACCGTCCTGCCTTTGAGAGTTGAGCCCGATCCAATGCACTCGGAAACCGCAGGTGCTACACCCATCCCTGCAGAAATCGCCGTGACGGCAATGCCCTTGCCCTTTACGGAGAATTGCGGCCAATTCGATCCCCGTGTGAGATTCCAGGCTCATACTCGACGTGCAACCGTATGGATTACCGGTGATGGTGTTTACTACGACTTCCTGCGCCCGAGATCGCGAATCTCGACAGAGCCGATGGCATCGAGTAATCGCGAAGTCGAGTGTCTCACCATTGGGGTCACCTTCATCCACGCTAATCCGTCGCCCTCGCTCGCCGGCGCCGGACTGCAACAGTACCACACCAACTATCTGATTGGAAGTGACCCTCTGGAATGGCGGACTGGGGTCCCCAATTATGACACGGTGGTTTTCAACGGGATCTACTCCGGAATCGACCTGAAGTATTATGGAAACAGTGCGGGCTTGGAGTATGACTTCATTGTTTCTCCCGGAGCCGATGCATCACAGATCGAGGTTCGCTACGATGGTGCCACGTCGCTCTCCATCGACGGCCTTGGCAATTTGGTAGTCGAGACAAGCTGGGGCACAGTGACGGAGCATACCCCGCGGCTCTACCAATTCGACGAAGACCGGTGCGTCGAATTGTCCGGAAGATACACGTTGATTTCCGAGAATTCGTTCGGCTTTCGACTAGATGACTCCTACAATCCGGCGCTGGCGTTAGTTATCGATCCGACATTGACTTACAGCACGTATCTGGGAGGGGGTTCGGACGAGTACGGCTACGAGATCGCGGTCGATGGCTCCGGGAGCGCGTACGTCATGGGCGTCACGTTCTCATCTGATTTTCCGACCGTCAGCTCCTACGACGGCACGCACAACGGCAGTGGTGATGTGTTCATTGCAAAGGTCAACGCCGCCGGTAGTGGACTCGTGTACAGTACGTACATCGGCGGCGGGTCCGACGATTTCAGCTACGGGATCGCCGTGGACGGCTCCGGAAATGCCTACATCACGGGCTACACGCAATCGACAAACTTCCCGACCCTCAACTCCTATCAGGCAATGCACGCGGGCGGCACCTACGATGCCTTTGTGACAAAGCTGAACAGCGCCGGGGATGGATTGGAGTACAGCACATATCTGGGCGGCGGCGCCGACGACCTGGCCGTCGGTGGGATTGCTGTCGATGGAGGTGGAAACGCATACGTCACGGGATGGACAACCTCGACCAATTTCCCCACAGTGAATGCCTACCAGTCCGACCGGGGACTCACGGATGTCTTTGTGACCAAGCTAAACGCCTTCGGTAACGGGCTGGAGTATAGCACCTATCTTGGTGGAAACCTGTCGTCGGAGGAGGGCTGGGGCATTGCCGTCGATGGAGACGGCAACGCGTATGTCGTGGGCAAGACGAACTCCTCCGACTTCCCAACGGTTAATCCGTACGACGGTACACTCAATGGTACCGACGCCTTTGTCGTCAAACTCAACAGTCTTGGGAATGGACTGATTTACGGTACCTACCTTGGAGGCACGGGATCAGACGGGGAACGCTGCTTGGTCGCGGTGGACGGCGATGGGAACGCCTACGTCACCGGCTGGACAACTTCGACCGACTATCCGATGGTCAATGCATACCAAGCCTCGTACGGCGGCGGCGGATATGATGCGTTCGTTACAAAGTTGAACAGCGACGGGGACGGGTTGGAGTACAGCACCTACCTCGGTGGGAATGGGCAGGACTTTGGAGACGATATCGCTGTCGATGGGAGTGGCCATGCACACATTGTCGGCCGAACCCAATCGACCAACTTCCCAACGGTGGATCCACACCAGGCCAATCACGGAGGTGGGATTGATGACGCATTTGTGGCGGAGTTGAACAGCGCCGGAGACGGGCTGGTTTATGGCACGTACCTGGGTGGCAGTGGCCAGGACTTTGGCGATGGGGTCGCGGTGGATGATGCCGGAGATGTCTATCTGACGGGACGGACATCATCCTCCAACTTTCCCACGGCCAGCCCATACGATGGGTCAATCGGCGGAGCTTGGGATGCCTTTGTTGCGAAGATCGGAGAACTCCCCTGCCCGTGCCCATGTTTCGCCGATCCCAACTGTGACGGAGTCACGGATGTGCTTGATGTTGTGCTGGCCGGAGACGTCGCATTCGGTAGCGAACCCCCCACACTTGATCCACCATGCACGATTAAGCGAGAGGATGTCGATTGCAATGGTGTCGTCAATGCCCTTGATATCGCCGACCTGCTAAATGTCGCCTTCCGCAATGCCGACGCGTCGGTGGCGTTCTGCAATCCAAATCCCGGAGCCTGCACACCCCCGACACCACCGACTCCGCCGCCGGCTGGGGGCGGGTCTGTGCTTGTAGAATCAAAGACATTCATGACCAATCAGGACAATTGCAAGATCGGCATCTACATCAACAATTCAGTCGCCCTGAATGCAATTGTTCTCCCGCTGGAGATGCGATCCGTGTCGGGAGGTGCCTATCCGGCCTCCTCATTCACGTTGACAGTCAGATCCGGTGGACGAGTTAAGCTGAGCGGATTAGACCATTTTACCACGCTGCGTTACTATGGTACCCCAGAAGTGGTCAACTGCTGCAGTGGTCCGGTATCCAGCACTTGGAAGTCGGGCGAGATCACACCTGGGCTCGAGTTTTACTCCAGTTCTGATGCAGTTTTTTGGGAGGGAAACACTCAGTATACGTTCATCGACTCCTGTCTCGGTATCGGCAATGACCCCGCGGGAACGCCTTCCATTGAGCTGTCCTTTACAACTGGCGGAACACCCGGCACGTTTGAAATCGATACTGCGTGTGTCACGCCACAGAATCACCTGCTCTTCGTGGAGTGTAGCGGCGGGAGTCCATTCAGTTCGGTGGCCGCCAACGGCACCGCGTGGCAGCCCGGTTTCACGAAGGGGACTGTCACCGTTACTGATGCGACCCCACCTGTGGCTGATTATGGTGACGCCCCCGACGGAATCGACGCCTGCCAGTTGTCCACCACGTGTGATGCTCCGGCTTCCATATACCCGACAAACTGGTTGACCGCGAATGCGGCTGCCGGAAGGGAAGCCCCGTACCACTTCAACACCCTTGCCGGGGCAGAGAGTTGGATTTCACTCGGAGGCCGTGGAACCGGTCCAGCTTCCACAGAGTCCGAAGCACACCAACCCTGCTGCGACTGGATCACTGGCGTGCTCGCCCCTCCTCCGCCGCCCTGTGATGAAGATGACGGACCCCTTGTCCTGTGTCTGGGAGCCAATCCCGGTCTCGCGGCCCTATGCAACAGCGGGATCATCGTCGCACCCGGCGGTAATTGCGAGGAGTTCGCCGCCGCAGCATTTGGTCCGAATCCGGCGGTGGCGGGGCAGGCGTGGGGCATCTGGGTATTCCAAGCCGAGATTGGACCAACAACGCCTGATGTGCCCGCATACGCCAACGTAGTTGTCGATTTGAACCAGAGTGGGGTCTATGGCGACGGCGCCTTGGAATGGACATTAACCGATGAACCGCTGCAGTATATGCCCGGTCAGGTTCAGACCCTCATTACTGAACCATTCTTCCCGGTGCCGATCGCCGTAGTGGGCGGCCCGGTTGTGAACTGGGCGGCCTTGCCCTTTTGGACCCGGTTCACGGTCGGTTCCGAGCAGATCAGTTTCGCATTTCCCGGCGGCGATTGGGACGGTAGCGGTGAGGCGGGCGGCTATGACTATGGGGAAACCGAAGACTGGGTTGTCTTCGGCGATCCGGAAGAGGAGCGTGGGGCTTGCTGTGACCCGGGTGGCGATTGCAAGTGGGTGACACAGGACAGTTGCGCAGCGCTTGGCGGTACTTTCCATGGCGCCGGGACTTTCTGCCGAGAATCTGACATCGACAGCAATGGCGTCGACGACATGTGCGAACCGTGTCTCCCTCCTGGGCCGTATAACGACACCACTTCGATGCTCGCGTACATGGAGATACTCGTCCATCCGGACTGGCGTGATTCGGTCAAGAGCTTGCCGGGGTACGACAGCACCACGGCCATTCTGCGAACCGGGATTGGATTCGATCCACAGATCATCAACATGTACAGCGCGCCGTATCTCCAGGACGATGCCTGGGATGATTATCTTGGGGTTCAGGTCGGTGTCGCCACCGGACCCGATACGAACATCGTCATAGTAGACAGCGACTTTCCTCCACTTAGCGATGAGCAGCTTGGAATCGATGAGCTTCTCATACAGACTTTTGGAATCCCACAAACTCCGCACGCCCCTTGGGAGTTATTTGAGGGAAGAAAAACCTCAATGCACAACTGGGAATACTTCGGTCTTGAAGGTTGTCCGGGTTGTCTCTGGAGCCTAAACGATCCTGAGGAAACAGTCGGTCAGAGGCCGATCGTGCTGCAGTTCGGGGATGAAGGGACAGATCTGAATGTGCTTCGTGGAATCGAATTGACTAGCCCGTCGATTTATTTCCCGAACTTCGGCGAGTTCTTGCTCTTAGAGCCTTACCCTGCAATCAGAGCCTACACAGGTCAGGCGTGTCCTGCGGGACAAACTCCTCCGCGCGCTGTTGAGACCTTTGATCCGCGCTTTGGGCCTGCTCCGGAGCTTCGTCGATCGAATCCCCAGTCCGCAAATCCGACTCTGGGGCGTCCAGCAGGTACGGCTGCCCCCGGAGACGTTTTCGGATGGGTTATCAAAGCGGGTGCGGCCATCGGGTTTGATGACTCCGAATCTGACTCGACAGAATTCATGGGGGCGATGAACTCGATTGAAGCACTGATTGCCCCGTGCGTATGCACGAAGTTCGCAGATCCCGCAAACAACGGTGCCGTCGTGAATGTCTTCGACGTGGTCAAGGCCGTTGACGTTGCCTTCCGTAGCGCAGCTCCGACCACCGATCCGGGATGCCCGAAGCAACGGACCGACGTCAATTGCGACAACGTCACGAACGTCTTTGACGTCGTCAAGTTCGTCGATGTGGCGTTTCGCGCAGCCAACCCGGCGACGGCGTTCTGCGATCCGTGCGGATGATCAAGTAGCTGTACAGCTACAATTGCAAAGCCCGTGGGGTCGGTGACGGCCCCACGGGCTTTGTCTTGGGTCACGGAATCCAAGATGAATGGGCGGAGTTCGTCCCGATTGTCGCCCGTGCTCGTGACCTCAGCGGCTTCAGGTGCCGGGCATCGACGTGAGCGCCGCGAGCGGTGACCGCCAACCCCCGACACGTCCGCGGGTTACGTCGGCGCTTCTCTGACGGCAGGTACAGTTTGCTGACGTCGGAATTGTCGGAAGTTTGAAGCGGGCAGCAATAGCTCCCCGGGCCGGACTCGAACCAGCGACAAGGCGGTTAACAGCCGCCTGCTCTACCGACTGAGCTACCGGGGAATGAGGCAAAGCGCCGAGCCACAGAATTTAGCCGTCTGTACGACGAAATCAAGCCGAAAACCGAACGGTTCCGTCCCTGATCGGAGCTGACGGGTCCTTTCCCATATGCGGACATAGGTCCTGTCTACTTCAACAACGACGAGACGAATCGGATCAGCGGTATCAGGAACACCGCCAGCAGCACGAGCGCCACGAGTGTGCGCCACGACAACTTGCCATGGCGTCCGGCGAACTCATATCCGCACACGAAGCAGACAGTCGAGTCGACGGGAACCATCGCGGCGCAGGATGGGCACTCACGTTTGCCGGTCATGGGGATTATGTGCAGCCGGGTCGGAGCCGCCTACAGGTGATCGATGGTCATGTCGGCGATATCGCGCGCCGCTTCGAGCATCTCCGGGGGAACATGCACATCGACGCGCGTCGGTTCCAGCGTGCCAAGGCCGGTACCGCTGCCGAACATTTCATTGGAGTGCAGCAGCGACGGTATGCCCTCCTGCTTGAGCGCCTCGACCACCATCTGTGCGTGCATGGTCGTTGGGTAGGAATGAAGCAGGACAAAGTCCGCATTCGATCCGGATTCTTTCATTGCCGTCTCCCTGTTGACCAAGCGTGACTCATGGTGTGCCG includes the following:
- a CDS encoding recombinase family protein, whose product is MTTSAGRLMLNVLMSFAQFEREIIAERTSDKMCAARRKGKWCGGPPVLGYDIDHERKRLIINPDEAEQVREVFDLYLEKQSMLQVVCEINRRGWTTKSYQTKAGSHHPGALWDKSKLQRILTNVTYIGKTRHQGQIIDAEHEGIVDPAIFEQVQELIRENGNGSGGTVRNKHGALLKGILKCGQCGAAMAHTYTKKGNRLYRYYTCTTYQKQGPDACTTRSLAAQEIEDFVVEQIRRLARDPDLIREVFEESIRQRQEQLARLESERNRLVKQRQQKGEEIKRLVSAIAGTPNPSPSLTERLAVVERQAGDVDLRLQEIDTQTSTLRDQSIDLAGVTAALEEFEAVWGVMCCAEREQLVHALSGVIWVGKSQNAIEIGFRSRDAS
- a CDS encoding SBBP repeat-containing protein — its product is MASSNREVECLTIGVTFIHANPSPSLAGAGLQQYHTNYLIGSDPLEWRTGVPNYDTVVFNGIYSGIDLKYYGNSAGLEYDFIVSPGADASQIEVRYDGATSLSIDGLGNLVVETSWGTVTEHTPRLYQFDEDRCVELSGRYTLISENSFGFRLDDSYNPALALVIDPTLTYSTYLGGGSDEYGYEIAVDGSGSAYVMGVTFSSDFPTVSSYDGTHNGSGDVFIAKVNAAGSGLVYSTYIGGGSDDFSYGIAVDGSGNAYITGYTQSTNFPTLNSYQAMHAGGTYDAFVTKLNSAGDGLEYSTYLGGGADDLAVGGIAVDGGGNAYVTGWTTSTNFPTVNAYQSDRGLTDVFVTKLNAFGNGLEYSTYLGGNLSSEEGWGIAVDGDGNAYVVGKTNSSDFPTVNPYDGTLNGTDAFVVKLNSLGNGLIYGTYLGGTGSDGERCLVAVDGDGNAYVTGWTTSTDYPMVNAYQASYGGGGYDAFVTKLNSDGDGLEYSTYLGGNGQDFGDDIAVDGSGHAHIVGRTQSTNFPTVDPHQANHGGGIDDAFVAELNSAGDGLVYGTYLGGSGQDFGDGVAVDDAGDVYLTGRTSSSNFPTASPYDGSIGGAWDAFVAKIGELPCPCPCFADPNCDGVTDVLDVVLAGDVAFGSEPPTLDPPCTIKREDVDCNGVVNALDIADLLNVAFRNADASVAFCNPNPGACTPPTPPTPPPAGGGSVLVESKTFMTNQDNCKIGIYINNSVALNAIVLPLEMRSVSGGAYPASSFTLTVRSGGRVKLSGLDHFTTLRYYGTPEVVNCCSGPVSSTWKSGEITPGLEFYSSSDAVFWEGNTQYTFIDSCLGIGNDPAGTPSIELSFTTGGTPGTFEIDTACVTPQNHLLFVECSGGSPFSSVAANGTAWQPGFTKGTVTVTDATPPVADYGDAPDGIDACQLSTTCDAPASIYPTNWLTANAAAGREAPYHFNTLAGAESWISLGGRGTGPASTESEAHQPCCDWITGVLAPPPPPCDEDDGPLVLCLGANPGLAALCNSGIIVAPGGNCEEFAAAAFGPNPAVAGQAWGIWVFQAEIGPTTPDVPAYANVVVDLNQSGVYGDGALEWTLTDEPLQYMPGQVQTLITEPFFPVPIAVVGGPVVNWAALPFWTRFTVGSEQISFAFPGGDWDGSGEAGGYDYGETEDWVVFGDPEEERGACCDPGGDCKWVTQDSCAALGGTFHGAGTFCRESDIDSNGVDDMCEPCLPPGPYNDTTSMLAYMEILVHPDWRDSVKSLPGYDSTTAILRTGIGFDPQIINMYSAPYLQDDAWDDYLGVQVGVATGPDTNIVIVDSDFPPLSDEQLGIDELLIQTFGIPQTPHAPWELFEGRKTSMHNWEYFGLEGCPGCLWSLNDPEETVGQRPIVLQFGDEGTDLNVLRGIELTSPSIYFPNFGEFLLLEPYPAIRAYTGQACPAGQTPPRAVETFDPRFGPAPELRRSNPQSANPTLGRPAGTAAPGDVFGWVIKAGAAIGFDDSESDSTEFMGAMNSIEALIAPCVCTKFADPANNGAVVNVFDVVKAVDVAFRSAAPTTDPGCPKQRTDVNCDNVTNVFDVVKFVDVAFRAANPATAFCDPCG
- a CDS encoding zinc ribbon domain-containing protein yields the protein MTGKRECPSCAAMVPVDSTVCFVCGYEFAGRHGKLSWRTLVALVLLAVFLIPLIRFVSSLLK
- a CDS encoding DUF2007 domain-containing protein, translated to MKESGSNADFVLLHSYPTTMHAQMVVEALKQEGIPSLLHSNEMFGSGTGLGTLEPTRVDVHVPPEMLEAARDIADMTIDHL